One segment of Macrotis lagotis isolate mMagLag1 chromosome 1, bilby.v1.9.chrom.fasta, whole genome shotgun sequence DNA contains the following:
- the KRTAP7-1 gene encoding keratin-associated protein 7-1 — translation MTRFFCCGNYFPGYPCYGTNWHRTFRATPLNCVVPLGSPLNYGQGCNGYSSLGYGFGGSNFSNLGCGYGGSFCRPWGSGSGYGYSTY, via the coding sequence ATGACTCGCTTCTTCTGCTGTGGAAACTATTTCCCAGGATATCCTTGCTATGGTACCAACTGGCATAGAACCTTCCGAGCCACTCCCTTGAACTGTGTTGTGCCACTGGGCTCTCCTCTGAACTATGGACAAGGTTGCAATGGCTACAGCTCACTAGGTTATGGCTTTGGTGGTAGCAACTTCAGCAACCTGGGTTGTGGATATGGAGGCAGCTTCTGTAGACCTTGGGGTTCTGGCTCTGGTTATGGCTACAGCACCTATTGA
- the KRTAP8-1 gene encoding keratin-associated protein 8-1, which translates to MNYSVFPGAVYPGCYWGSCGYPLGYSVGCGYGSTYSPPGYGLGYGYSGCGPYGYRRCWSFGLY; encoded by the coding sequence ATGAACTACAGCGTCTTCCCCGGAGCTGTCTATCCCGGTTGCTACTGGGGCAGTTGTGGCTACCCCTTGGGCTACAGTGTTGGCTGTGGTTATGGCAGCACCTATTCACCTCCAGGTTATGGCCTTGGCTATGGATACAGTGGTTGTGGACCATATGGCTACAGAAGATGTTGGTCATTTGGACTCTACTGA